From the Paenibacillus tianjinensis genome, the window TGACGGTGGTAACGGCGCCTAAAATTTATGTCTCAGCAATGTACTGGCATTTTATCGATGTGGTGTGGGTGTTTATCTTCACCGTTGTATACCTGCTTGGAAAGGTGGGCTGAAGCCATGGTAACGGAACAGCATCCGCAAGAGGGCAGTGTGAAGCACCGCCACCGGCAGGAGGGCCCTCAGCGGCATATCGTAGTGTTTATTTTCTCCGTCGTGCTGACCCTGATCGCGTTCGCGGCGGTAGCCGCGGGAGGCGTCAACGCTTCCTTTGCCGTTATTCTGCTGCTGGTCATGGCTGTCCTGCAGGTGTTTTTGCAGATGGGCTTCTGGATGCATCTGAAGGACAAGGGACATCTGATGCCGATCATATTCA encodes:
- a CDS encoding cytochrome C oxidase subunit IV family protein; this encodes MVTEQHPQEGSVKHRHRQEGPQRHIVVFIFSVVLTLIAFAAVAAGGVNASFAVILLLVMAVLQVFLQMGFWMHLKDKGHLMPIIFMLGGFFIAGTCIVMALYWVWWD